One part of the Cyclobacteriaceae bacterium genome encodes these proteins:
- a CDS encoding DUF3299 domain-containing protein — MQRIPTLFFFLITFGVLSAQPKNKYQGFPSLVWPKLYDIQYEKAFDDNGEYDKPIFSAAAKSLAGKTVVLPGYMVPFDNGTKGTVFMLTSLPLNACFFCGVGGPESVVQVFLKSTITYTEKPIEVKGVLRLNDKNPDLMIYTLEQAEFLGTIDF, encoded by the coding sequence ATGCAAAGAATTCCCACACTATTCTTTTTTTTAATAACGTTTGGTGTCCTTTCTGCCCAACCTAAAAACAAATATCAGGGTTTTCCATCTCTGGTGTGGCCCAAGCTGTATGATATTCAGTATGAAAAAGCCTTCGATGATAACGGTGAATATGACAAACCCATATTCAGTGCTGCGGCTAAATCACTGGCCGGTAAAACAGTTGTGCTGCCCGGCTACATGGTACCGTTCGACAACGGAACAAAAGGCACTGTGTTTATGCTTACCTCATTACCATTAAATGCTTGCTTCTTTTGTGGTGTGGGCGGGCCCGAATCGGTAGTACAGGTATTTTTAAAAAGTACAATTACCTACACCGAAAAACCAATTGAAGTAAAGGGTGTTTTACGCCTCAACGATAAAAATCCAGACCTGATGATTTATACGCTGGAGCAGGCTGAGTTTTTAGGAACGATTGATTTTTAA